A region from the Simiduia sp. 21SJ11W-1 genome encodes:
- the rpsB gene encoding 30S ribosomal protein S2, with protein sequence MSQVSMREMLQAGVHFGHQTRYWNPKMGKYIFGARNKIHIINLEHTVPAFNSALDALKTMAAQKKKILFVGTKRAAQKVIKEQAQRAGQPYVSHRWLGGMLTNYKTIRQSIKRLRDLEGQSQDGTFDKLTKKEALMRTRLMEKLENSIGGIKEMGGLPDALFVIDVDHERIAIQEANNLGIPVFGIVDTNSNPDGVDFVIPGNDDAIRAIKLYVTAAADSCLEGIAASGAAVVNKDEYVEANEAAAK encoded by the coding sequence ATGTCTCAAGTAAGCATGCGCGAAATGCTGCAGGCTGGTGTGCACTTTGGCCACCAAACCCGCTACTGGAACCCGAAGATGGGCAAATACATCTTTGGTGCCCGCAACAAAATTCACATCATCAACCTCGAGCACACTGTGCCGGCCTTCAACAGCGCCCTAGACGCACTGAAGACCATGGCTGCCCAAAAGAAGAAAATTCTGTTTGTGGGCACCAAGCGCGCGGCGCAAAAGGTGATCAAGGAGCAGGCTCAGCGCGCTGGCCAGCCCTATGTTAGCCACCGCTGGTTGGGCGGTATGCTGACCAACTACAAGACCATTCGCCAGTCAATCAAGCGTCTGCGTGATCTCGAAGGCCAGAGCCAAGACGGCACCTTTGACAAGTTGACCAAGAAAGAAGCTCTGATGCGCACCCGTTTGATGGAAAAGCTTGAAAACTCCATTGGTGGTATCAAGGAAATGGGCGGCCTGCCTGATGCACTGTTTGTGATCGACGTAGACCACGAGCGCATCGCCATTCAGGAAGCCAACAACCTGGGTATTCCTGTGTTCGGTATCGTTGATACCAACAGCAACCCAGACGGTGTTGACTTTGTTATCCCCGGTAACGACGACGCCATTCGTGCGATCAAACTGTACGTAACTGCGGCTGCCGATTCCTGCCTGGAAGGCATCGCTGCGAGCGGTGCTGCTGTTGTAAACAAAGACGAGTACGTAGAAGCAAACGAAGCTGCGGCTAAGTAA
- the map gene encoding type I methionyl aminopeptidase, translated as MSATIRTPDEIAKMRIAGRMAAECLEMIEPHVVPGVTTEALDKLIHDHIVNVQKATPACLGYKGFPKSVCTSVNEVICHGIPSDKKVLKKGDIINIDVTVIYDGYYGDTSKMYFVGDVPSHAQRLVQITQECLYKAIELVKPGCRLGDIGAIIQQHAESNYYSVVREYCGHGIGDVFHEDPQILHYGTAGTGMELKEGMCFTIEPMVNAGKPGTKLLGDGWTVITKDRRLSAQWEHTLAVTKDGVEVLTARKEESF; from the coding sequence ATGTCCGCAACCATCCGAACCCCCGACGAAATTGCCAAAATGCGGATAGCCGGCCGCATGGCCGCCGAGTGTCTCGAAATGATTGAGCCGCACGTGGTGCCCGGTGTCACCACCGAAGCGCTGGACAAACTGATCCACGATCACATCGTCAACGTGCAAAAGGCCACCCCGGCCTGCCTTGGCTACAAGGGCTTCCCCAAATCTGTGTGCACCTCGGTCAATGAAGTGATCTGCCACGGCATCCCATCAGACAAAAAAGTGCTGAAAAAGGGCGACATCATCAATATTGACGTCACAGTAATCTACGACGGCTACTACGGCGACACCTCCAAAATGTATTTTGTGGGCGACGTGCCCTCCCATGCCCAGCGCCTGGTTCAAATTACCCAGGAATGCCTGTACAAGGCCATCGAGCTTGTAAAACCCGGCTGCCGCCTGGGCGACATTGGCGCCATTATCCAGCAGCACGCTGAGAGCAACTACTACTCGGTTGTGCGCGAATACTGTGGCCACGGCATTGGCGATGTCTTCCACGAAGACCCGCAAATACTGCACTACGGCACGGCTGGCACCGGCATGGAGCTCAAAGAAGGTATGTGCTTCACCATCGAGCCCATGGTGAACGCCGGGAAGCCCGGCACCAAGTTGCTGGGCGATGGCTGGACGGTGATCACCAAAGATCGCCGCCTCTCGGCCCAATGGGAACACACACTGGCAGTCACAAAAGACGGTGTGGAAGTGTTAACTGCGCGCAAGGAAGAGTCGTTCTAA
- a CDS encoding [protein-PII] uridylyltransferase — translation MKNTPYFERTPFFFDQSHFRARLADGAPIPIFKDALHAAKVNFDRRFREGEDIRTLVYEQAHFVDFILHYAWHQFNWQGGVCLVAVGGYGRGELHPASDVDLLLLHEEQARDPNLDAIEGFFTFLWDIGLEIGHSVRTLEQCVEIAAQDITVATNIMESRTLSGDAGLREALMARTGPDKIWAPDAFFKAKFQEQQERHAKYDNSSNNLEPNVKNAPGGLRDIQMIGWVAKRFFNVRTIRQLEGRGFFTEEEFAILLTGEEFLWRVRYGLHMLAKRGEERLLFDHQRELATLFGYQDTAERLAIEQFMHRYYRIVQALQELNDVLLQFLSEAILQSGQQQNVEPINARFQLRNGFIEAAYTKVFEEDPSALLEIFVLMGRDKRILGVRASTIRLIRECRHLVDEAFRADPDNAALFMELMRSPYSLVRQLKRMKRYGILGRYLPEFDKITGQMQHDLFHIYTVDEHTLLVMKNMRRFRLPQAQEKFPVAHHIMKRLAKPELLYIAGLYHDIAKGRGGDHSMLGKVDAEAFCERHGLSGRETRLVSWLVEMHLLMSAVSQKQDISDPDVIHKFALLVGDQLRLDYLYLLTVADINGTNPDLWNTWRASLMRQLYLETKRALRRGLENPIDRQEMIVETQQAAIRKLEDKNFSEPQVRALWGDMGEDYFLRETHLDIAWHTEAIACHSSDEPLVLIRQSRFNGMEGATQIFVRTKDRDNVFAAAANALSGLHLDIQDARIYSSTDGYTIDTFFVLDENGEPTHHDRFDTIRRALHDELALVDEYPDIIQRRTPRVLKHFAMPSRTMISNDLLAGTTVLEVISPDRPGLLAAIGRVFLDYGIQLQNAKIATLGERVEDIFFITDRDGQPLSDPALCEALQTGICKALDDIVGQQS, via the coding sequence GTGAAAAATACGCCCTACTTTGAGCGCACCCCCTTCTTTTTTGACCAAAGCCACTTTCGGGCCCGCCTGGCAGACGGCGCGCCCATCCCCATCTTTAAAGATGCCCTGCACGCCGCCAAGGTCAACTTTGATCGCCGCTTCCGCGAGGGCGAAGACATTCGCACACTGGTGTATGAGCAGGCCCACTTTGTGGACTTCATTCTGCATTACGCCTGGCACCAGTTTAACTGGCAAGGCGGCGTGTGCCTGGTTGCCGTGGGCGGCTATGGGCGCGGCGAGCTGCACCCGGCCTCAGACGTAGACCTGCTGCTATTGCACGAAGAGCAGGCGCGCGACCCGAATCTGGACGCCATCGAAGGCTTCTTCACCTTCCTGTGGGATATCGGGCTGGAGATCGGCCACAGCGTGCGCACCCTTGAGCAGTGCGTGGAAATCGCAGCCCAAGACATCACCGTGGCCACCAACATTATGGAAAGCCGCACACTCAGCGGCGATGCCGGCCTGCGCGAGGCGCTGATGGCGCGCACAGGGCCCGATAAAATCTGGGCGCCCGATGCGTTTTTTAAAGCCAAGTTCCAAGAGCAACAAGAGCGCCACGCCAAGTACGACAACTCCTCCAACAACCTTGAACCCAATGTAAAAAACGCCCCCGGCGGGCTGCGCGACATCCAGATGATTGGCTGGGTGGCCAAGCGCTTTTTTAACGTGCGCACTATTCGCCAGCTGGAGGGCCGCGGCTTTTTTACCGAGGAAGAGTTCGCCATTTTACTCACCGGCGAAGAGTTTTTGTGGCGCGTGCGCTATGGCCTGCACATGCTGGCCAAGCGCGGCGAAGAGCGGCTGCTGTTCGACCACCAACGCGAACTGGCCACGCTGTTTGGCTACCAAGACACCGCCGAGCGGCTGGCCATCGAGCAGTTTATGCACCGCTACTACCGCATTGTGCAGGCGCTGCAAGAGCTCAACGATGTGCTGCTGCAATTTTTGAGTGAAGCCATTTTACAAAGCGGCCAGCAACAAAATGTCGAGCCCATCAATGCGCGCTTTCAATTGCGCAACGGTTTTATTGAGGCGGCCTACACCAAAGTATTTGAGGAAGACCCAAGCGCGCTGCTGGAAATTTTTGTGCTCATGGGCCGCGACAAACGCATTCTCGGCGTGCGCGCATCCACCATCCGGCTGATCCGCGAGTGCCGCCACCTGGTAGACGAAGCCTTTCGCGCAGACCCAGACAACGCCGCGCTGTTCATGGAGCTGATGCGCTCGCCCTACAGCCTGGTGCGCCAACTGAAACGCATGAAGCGCTACGGCATTTTGGGCCGCTACCTGCCGGAGTTCGACAAAATCACAGGCCAAATGCAGCACGACCTCTTCCACATCTACACCGTAGATGAGCACACGCTGCTGGTCATGAAAAACATGCGCCGCTTCCGCCTGCCCCAGGCGCAGGAAAAGTTCCCGGTGGCGCACCACATCATGAAGCGGCTTGCCAAGCCCGAGCTGCTTTACATTGCCGGCCTCTACCACGACATCGCCAAGGGCCGCGGTGGCGATCACTCGATGTTAGGCAAAGTGGATGCCGAGGCCTTTTGCGAGCGCCACGGCCTAAGCGGGCGCGAAACGCGCCTGGTAAGTTGGCTTGTGGAGATGCACCTGTTGATGTCTGCTGTGTCTCAAAAGCAAGACATTTCAGACCCGGATGTCATCCATAAATTTGCGCTGCTTGTGGGCGACCAGTTGCGCCTTGATTACCTCTATTTGCTCACCGTGGCCGACATTAACGGCACCAACCCCGACCTTTGGAACACCTGGCGTGCAAGCCTGATGCGCCAGCTGTACCTGGAAACCAAGCGCGCGCTAAGGCGCGGGCTTGAAAACCCCATCGACCGCCAGGAAATGATTGTAGAAACCCAACAGGCGGCCATTAGAAAACTGGAAGACAAAAACTTTTCAGAGCCACAGGTGCGCGCACTCTGGGGCGACATGGGGGAAGATTATTTTCTGCGCGAAACGCATCTGGATATCGCCTGGCACACAGAGGCCATCGCCTGCCACAGCAGCGACGAACCGCTGGTACTGATTCGCCAAAGCCGCTTTAACGGCATGGAGGGCGCCACCCAGATTTTCGTGCGCACCAAAGACCGCGACAACGTGTTTGCCGCCGCCGCCAACGCGCTTTCGGGCTTGCATCTGGATATTCAGGACGCCCGCATTTACAGCTCAACCGACGGCTACACCATCGATACCTTCTTTGTGCTCGACGAAAACGGCGAGCCCACCCACCACGACAGGTTCGATACCATTCGCCGCGCACTGCACGACGAACTGGCGCTGGTAGACGAATACCCGGATATTATTCAGCGCCGCACGCCACGGGTGCTGAAGCATTTCGCCATGCCCTCACGCACCATGATCAGCAATGATCTACTGGCCGGCACCACGGTGCTGGAGGTCATCAGCCCCGATCGCCCGGGCCTGCTCGCCGCCATTGGGCGGGTATTTTTGGATTACGGCATTCAACTGCAAAACGCCAAAATTGCCACCCTGGGCGAGCGGGTTGAAGATATTTTCTTCATTACCGATCGCGATGGCCAACCACTGTCCGACCCAGCGCTGTGCGAAGCATTGCAAACGGGCATTTGCAAAGCGCTGGACGACATAGTAGGCCAGCAAAGCTAA
- the dapC gene encoding succinyldiaminopimelate transaminase: MNPDLQQLQAYPFERLARLKQGLTPPDIAHIALSIGEPKHLPPAFALKALTDNLARLGNYPATKGLPELRQAIARWLTCRFQLSNVDAETQVLPVNGTREALFAFVQAVIDRTRDALVVSPNPFYQIYEGAAFLAGAGIHFLNCDSNNQYLPDYDAVPADVWRKCQVLFVCSPGNPTGAVTSIATFKKLIALADQYDFVIASDECYSELYFDAPPPGLLQACEAMGRTDFRRCVVFHSLSKRSNLPGLRSGFVAGDAEILKPFLLYRTYHGCAMPVPNQLASIAAWQDEQHVADNRARYREKFDAVLSELAGCLDVSLPEASFYLWPKVEGEDTRFARDLFASQHVTVLPGSFIARDTATGNPGASHVRIALVAELDQCLAAARRIKTFVQAGS, encoded by the coding sequence ATGAACCCCGATTTACAACAGCTGCAGGCCTACCCCTTTGAGCGGTTGGCCCGCTTAAAGCAGGGCCTTACACCGCCCGATATCGCGCACATTGCCCTGAGCATTGGCGAGCCCAAGCACCTGCCACCGGCCTTTGCGCTAAAGGCACTCACCGACAACCTGGCGCGCCTGGGCAACTACCCCGCCACCAAGGGGCTGCCCGAATTGCGCCAGGCCATCGCCCGGTGGCTGACCTGCCGTTTTCAATTAAGCAATGTGGATGCTGAAACCCAGGTACTGCCGGTAAACGGTACGCGCGAGGCGCTCTTTGCTTTTGTGCAAGCCGTGATAGATCGCACCCGCGATGCGCTGGTAGTGAGCCCCAATCCCTTCTACCAAATTTACGAGGGCGCAGCGTTTCTGGCCGGTGCCGGCATTCACTTTTTAAATTGCGACAGCAACAATCAATACCTGCCCGATTACGACGCCGTACCGGCGGATGTATGGCGCAAGTGCCAGGTGCTGTTTGTGTGCAGCCCCGGCAACCCGACTGGCGCTGTCACCTCTATTGCCACCTTTAAAAAATTGATTGCGCTGGCCGACCAATACGATTTTGTTATCGCCAGCGACGAGTGCTATTCAGAGCTGTATTTCGATGCGCCTCCACCGGGCCTGCTGCAAGCCTGTGAAGCCATGGGCCGCACAGACTTCCGCCGCTGTGTGGTTTTTCACTCGCTGTCAAAGCGTTCGAATTTACCGGGGCTGCGCTCGGGGTTTGTGGCCGGTGATGCCGAAATTCTGAAACCGTTTTTGCTGTATCGCACCTACCATGGCTGCGCCATGCCGGTGCCCAACCAGCTGGCCTCCATTGCCGCCTGGCAAGATGAACAGCACGTGGCAGACAACCGGGCCCGCTACCGCGAAAAATTCGATGCAGTGCTGAGCGAGCTTGCCGGCTGCCTGGATGTTTCGCTGCCTGAGGCGAGCTTTTATTTGTGGCCGAAAGTTGAAGGCGAAGATACCCGCTTCGCCCGCGACCTGTTTGCCAGCCAACACGTTACGGTGTTACCGGGCAGCTTCATCGCCCGCGATACCGCCACCGGCAACCCGGGCGCCAGCCATGTGCGCATCGCCCTGGTTGCAGAGCTAGACCAATGCCTGGCCGCCGCGCGCCGCATTAAAACCTTTGTACAGGCAGGCAGTTAA
- the nth gene encoding endonuclease III, with protein MAAPTAAPKKAERVAKVLDELERLYPTTPVPLDHKDPYTLLVAVLLSAQCTDERVNQVTPGLWALADNPFDMMHVPVEDIKAVVRPCGLAPRKSQAISDLSRILVEKYHGEVPQDLALLEELPGVGHKTASVVVSQAFGIPAFPVDTHIHRLAQRWGLTSGKNVVQTEKDLKRLFPEEKWNKLHLQIIFYGREYCTARGCDGTVCPLCRWCYPNRKRAKKTLKA; from the coding sequence ATGGCCGCCCCAACAGCTGCCCCCAAAAAAGCTGAACGGGTTGCAAAGGTACTGGATGAACTGGAGCGCCTCTACCCCACCACGCCCGTGCCACTGGATCACAAAGATCCTTACACTTTATTGGTGGCGGTGCTGCTTTCGGCCCAGTGCACAGACGAGCGCGTCAATCAGGTAACGCCGGGCCTCTGGGCCCTGGCAGACAACCCCTTCGACATGATGCACGTACCAGTTGAAGACATAAAAGCCGTGGTGCGCCCGTGCGGGCTTGCACCGCGCAAGTCGCAAGCCATTTCAGATTTATCGCGCATTCTGGTTGAAAAATACCATGGCGAAGTACCGCAAGATTTGGCACTGCTCGAAGAGCTACCGGGCGTTGGCCACAAAACCGCAAGCGTTGTGGTAAGCCAGGCCTTTGGGATTCCGGCCTTTCCGGTAGATACCCACATTCATCGCCTGGCCCAGCGCTGGGGCCTCACCTCGGGCAAGAATGTGGTGCAAACAGAAAAAGACCTGAAGCGCCTGTTCCCCGAAGAAAAGTGGAATAAATTGCACTTGCAGATCATTTTTTACGGCCGCGAATACTGCACGGCGCGCGGCTGCGATGGCACCGTTTGCCCGCTGTGCCGCTGGTGCTACCCCAACCGCAAGCGGGCTAAAAAAACACTGAAGGCCTAG
- a CDS encoding ArsC family reductase, whose product MNTLYGIKNCDTVKKARKWLDDQGISYQFHDFRADGLTETQAQSWFEELGCALINKRSTTWKQLTADQQAQAPTNPAPLLVEFPTLIKRPLLDTGSKRHLGFKADHYQALFNT is encoded by the coding sequence ATGAATACCCTCTACGGCATTAAAAATTGCGACACCGTAAAAAAAGCCCGCAAGTGGCTGGACGACCAAGGTATTAGCTACCAATTTCACGATTTCCGCGCAGACGGCCTCACCGAGACACAGGCACAAAGCTGGTTTGAGGAGCTGGGCTGCGCGCTGATCAACAAGCGCAGCACCACCTGGAAGCAACTGACTGCCGACCAGCAGGCACAGGCCCCGACCAATCCGGCGCCTTTGTTGGTGGAATTCCCCACATTGATCAAACGCCCGCTACTGGACACCGGCAGCAAGCGGCACCTGGGCTTTAAGGCCGACCACTACCAGGCCTTGTTCAACACCTGA
- the dapD gene encoding 2,3,4,5-tetrahydropyridine-2,6-dicarboxylate N-succinyltransferase — MSLYALGLGVGTHNANGQWLEVFYPAPRLNPSPALVEAVNSLFSTPGSHAMSQQQAATLADTLATADAELAQALQTLSQSNQSLVAVLLSEDAAPADVPAAYLKLHLLSHRLVKPHGTKLDGMFGVLPNVAWTNEGAIDLAELPARQLKARTQGRVIDVACVDKFPKMTNYVVPKGVRIAHTARVRLGAYLGEGTTIMHEGFVNFNAGTEGPGMIEGRISAGVYVGAGSDLGGGCSTMGTLSGGGNIVISVGDNCLLGANAGIGIPLGDRCIVEAGLYITAGTKVRLLDDQGELVQETKARDLAGQSDLLFRRNSLTGAIECKTNKTAIALNEALHANN; from the coding sequence ATGTCTCTTTACGCACTTGGATTGGGTGTAGGCACCCACAATGCAAATGGCCAATGGCTGGAAGTTTTCTACCCGGCGCCCAGGCTCAACCCCTCGCCCGCGCTGGTAGAGGCCGTTAATAGCCTGTTCAGCACCCCCGGCAGCCACGCCATGAGCCAACAGCAAGCTGCAACCCTTGCCGATACACTGGCAACTGCCGATGCAGAACTGGCTCAGGCGCTGCAAACCCTCAGCCAATCAAACCAGTCACTGGTTGCCGTTTTGCTGAGTGAAGACGCAGCACCGGCCGATGTGCCAGCAGCCTATTTAAAGCTGCATTTGTTATCGCACCGATTGGTAAAACCCCACGGCACCAAGCTCGATGGCATGTTTGGCGTGCTGCCCAATGTGGCCTGGACCAACGAAGGCGCCATAGATCTGGCCGAGCTGCCCGCACGCCAGCTCAAGGCGCGCACCCAGGGCCGCGTGATTGACGTAGCCTGCGTAGACAAATTCCCGAAAATGACCAACTACGTAGTGCCCAAAGGTGTGCGCATTGCCCACACCGCGCGGGTGCGCCTGGGCGCCTACCTGGGCGAAGGCACCACCATCATGCACGAGGGTTTTGTGAACTTTAATGCCGGCACCGAAGGCCCGGGCATGATTGAGGGGCGCATTTCAGCAGGCGTTTACGTGGGCGCAGGTTCAGACCTTGGCGGCGGCTGTTCCACCATGGGCACCCTGTCTGGTGGCGGCAATATTGTGATTTCTGTGGGCGACAACTGCCTGTTGGGCGCCAACGCCGGCATTGGCATTCCACTGGGTGATCGCTGCATTGTAGAGGCCGGCCTCTACATTACCGCAGGCACCAAAGTGCGTTTACTGGACGATCAGGGCGAGCTGGTACAGGAAACCAAGGCCCGCGATCTGGCAGGCCAGAGCGATTTGCTGTTTCGCCGCAACTCGCTTACCGGCGCCATTGAATGCAAAACCAATAAAACCGCAATTGCCCTTAACGAGGCGCTGCACGCCAACAACTAA
- the dapE gene encoding succinyl-diaminopimelate desuccinylase, translating into MSSPTIQLACDLIARPSVTPRDEGCQEMMIARLEAIGFHVERLRFGEVDNFWAERGSGGTLLAFAGHTDVVPTGPESQWRFPPFEPTLHEGMLYGRGAADMKGSLAAMVTACEDFVAKHPSHPGRIGFLITSDEEGPAVDGTVKVVEWLQANNKKIDCCLVGEPSSTHKVGDVIKNGRRGSLGAKLTVKGIQGHVAYPHLADNPIHAMAPALTELAAEMWDGGNEFFPATSFQVSNINGGTGATNVIPGEVEIVFNFRFSTEVTEDILRTRTEAILKKHGLNYAVEWNLSGQPFLTSQGELVDAIVGAIEDVEGRKTELSTAGGTSDGRFIAPTGSQVVELGPVNATIHKVDECVSAADLDKLHCIYLRTLERLLLG; encoded by the coding sequence ATGAGCTCTCCCACAATCCAACTGGCCTGCGACTTGATTGCCCGCCCCTCTGTCACGCCTCGCGATGAGGGCTGCCAGGAGATGATGATCGCGCGCCTTGAAGCCATTGGCTTTCACGTTGAGCGCTTGCGTTTCGGTGAGGTAGATAACTTCTGGGCCGAGCGCGGTAGCGGCGGCACGCTGCTGGCCTTTGCCGGCCACACAGATGTGGTACCCACAGGCCCCGAGAGCCAGTGGCGCTTCCCTCCCTTCGAGCCCACATTGCACGAAGGCATGCTCTATGGCCGCGGCGCTGCCGACATGAAAGGCAGCCTGGCCGCCATGGTTACCGCCTGCGAAGATTTCGTAGCAAAGCACCCCAGTCACCCGGGGCGCATCGGCTTTCTGATTACCAGTGATGAAGAAGGCCCGGCGGTAGATGGCACGGTAAAAGTGGTGGAATGGCTGCAGGCCAACAACAAAAAGATCGACTGCTGCCTTGTGGGTGAGCCATCATCCACCCACAAGGTGGGCGATGTCATTAAAAATGGCCGGCGCGGCTCGCTGGGCGCCAAGCTCACCGTAAAAGGCATTCAAGGCCACGTGGCCTACCCGCACCTGGCCGATAACCCCATTCATGCCATGGCCCCGGCGCTTACTGAACTGGCAGCCGAAATGTGGGATGGCGGCAACGAATTCTTCCCCGCCACCAGCTTTCAGGTGTCTAATATCAACGGCGGCACCGGTGCCACCAACGTGATTCCCGGTGAAGTGGAAATCGTGTTTAACTTCCGCTTCTCTACGGAAGTCACCGAAGATATTTTGCGCACCCGCACCGAAGCCATTTTGAAAAAACACGGTTTGAATTACGCGGTAGAGTGGAACCTTTCAGGCCAGCCCTTTCTCACAAGCCAGGGCGAACTGGTGGATGCCATTGTGGGCGCCATTGAAGATGTGGAGGGCCGGAAAACCGAGCTTTCAACCGCCGGCGGCACCAGCGATGGCCGCTTCATTGCGCCTACGGGTTCGCAAGTAGTGGAGTTGGGGCCGGTGAACGCCACCATCCACAAAGTGGACGAGTGCGTCAGTGCGGCAGATCTCGACAAACTGCACTGCATCTACCTGCGCACCCTCGAGCGCTTGCTGCTCGGTTAA
- the moaC gene encoding cyclic pyranopterin monophosphate synthase MoaC, with translation MAKLTHLNAQGEAHMVDVGAKANSQREARAEAYVCMAAATLALITGGGHKKGDVLAVARIAGIQAAKKCADLIPLCHPLMLTHIKVALTPEPERSRVRIESCCKLVGQTGVEMEALTAASVAALTLYDMCKAVDKNMVITGARVLEKSGGKSGHYVADTEAHHD, from the coding sequence GTGGCAAAACTCACACATTTAAACGCCCAAGGCGAAGCACATATGGTGGATGTTGGCGCCAAGGCCAACAGCCAGCGTGAAGCGCGCGCCGAGGCCTATGTTTGCATGGCAGCGGCCACCCTCGCCCTCATTACCGGGGGCGGCCACAAAAAAGGCGACGTGCTGGCAGTGGCCCGCATCGCCGGTATTCAAGCCGCCAAAAAGTGCGCCGATCTCATTCCCCTGTGCCACCCGCTTATGCTCACCCACATTAAAGTGGCACTCACCCCCGAGCCCGAGCGCTCGCGCGTGCGCATTGAAAGCTGCTGCAAACTGGTGGGGCAAACAGGTGTGGAAATGGAAGCCCTCACGGCGGCCTCGGTGGCGGCACTGACGCTCTACGACATGTGCAAAGCGGTGGATAAAAACATGGTGATAACCGGCGCGCGGGTGCTGGAAAAAAGCGGCGGCAAAAGCGGCCACTATGTGGCAGACACAGAGGCCCACCATGATTGA
- the moaD gene encoding molybdopterin converting factor subunit 1: protein MIEVKFFASLRDQLGTDALSLEAHKITTAAEVRAQLIANHPHWQTPLSAENLLVAINQTMGNFSTSVHDGDEVAFFPPVTGG, encoded by the coding sequence ATGATTGAAGTTAAATTTTTCGCAAGCCTGCGTGATCAATTGGGCACAGACGCCCTCAGCCTTGAGGCGCACAAGATCACCACCGCAGCCGAGGTGCGCGCGCAGCTCATCGCAAACCACCCCCACTGGCAAACACCGCTGAGTGCCGAAAATCTGCTGGTTGCCATCAACCAAACCATGGGCAATTTCTCGACATCTGTGCACGATGGCGACGAGGTGGCCTTCTTCCCCCCGGTAACTGGCGGATGA
- the moaE gene encoding molybdopterin synthase catalytic subunit MoaE, giving the protein MKIQVKVQTEDFDIAALYRQLQQDCPAVGAIVTFTGLVREINLNSQVGGLFLEHYPGMTEKTLHAIAEDAGKRWALAQVIIVHRVGQLHPADQIVYVGVNSAHRGDAFAACDFIMDFLKTRAPFWKRETTPEGERWVDARASDQAAAKRWHTGD; this is encoded by the coding sequence ATGAAAATACAGGTAAAGGTTCAAACCGAAGATTTCGACATTGCCGCGCTCTACCGGCAACTGCAGCAAGACTGCCCGGCGGTGGGCGCCATTGTCACCTTCACGGGCCTTGTGCGCGAGATAAACCTCAACAGCCAAGTGGGCGGATTGTTTTTAGAGCACTACCCGGGCATGACCGAGAAAACCCTGCACGCCATTGCCGAAGATGCTGGCAAGCGTTGGGCGTTGGCGCAGGTGATTATTGTGCACCGGGTAGGCCAGCTGCACCCGGCAGATCAAATTGTGTATGTGGGCGTGAATTCGGCGCACCGGGGCGACGCCTTTGCAGCCTGCGATTTCATTATGGATTTTCTGAAAACCCGCGCCCCCTTCTGGAAGCGTGAAACCACCCCCGAAGGTGAGCGCTGGGTAGACGCGCGCGCCTCAGATCAAGCCGCTGCCAAGCGCTGGCACACAGGCGACTAG
- a CDS encoding DUF3185 family protein, producing the protein MNNKVIGIVLVVVGVALAAWGYDVYDAASSQITRALSGDTPIEAWAGMIVGAVCVLLGAFKLK; encoded by the coding sequence ATGAATAATAAAGTGATAGGTATTGTGTTGGTGGTGGTGGGTGTGGCCCTGGCTGCGTGGGGTTACGATGTGTACGATGCCGCCAGTTCGCAAATCACCCGGGCGCTCAGTGGCGATACGCCCATTGAAGCCTGGGCCGGCATGATAGTCGGTGCCGTGTGCGTGTTGCTGGGTGCCTTCAAGCTCAAGTAG